TGCGTTTCAGCGCAAGCTTGCGCAATTCGAGTCGAGCTTCTGCTTCAAATTTGGCAGTGCGAGCGATTTCGATGCGCAATTGCGCCTGCTCGATCATCTGCTCAAGTTCGGCAACGCGAGTAGCCAGTGCTTCGACCTGGGCTTGTTGCGTCTTCAATCGCAACAATGCCTGGGCAACTTCCTGCTCGGGCACAGCACCGTCCGAAAGGGTCTTCATGCGTTCGGCCGTATCCGCAAGCTCCGCAAGCCGAGCCTCTGCCACTCGAATCTCCGCATGAACCCGCTGCAGCTCGGCTTCGCGTAACAAGCGTTCACGCACATGCAATTCGACCTGTTGTGTGCTCTGTTCAAAGCGTGCCTGGGCTTCATTCCGTAACAAGCGTTGATCCTCATCGATCAAGCGGGCAATGCGCTGGCCAGCCTTCACCGCTTCACCCTCCAGCACATCGACCTGTGCCACAACACCGTCCACAAGCGCAACTGCACGCTCTGGGTATGGATCCGCTTCCAGCCAACCCGATGCCTGAAACAGCACTTCCGCTTCAAATGCATGCTCAGTCGGGTCACTCGCAGGAGTGGGTTTGGCATTTTCGGTCGTCGCTGTTTCACTTCGCTGAACCACGACAGAACTCACCTTCACCGGATTCGCAGGCAATAAGCGCTCTCCAAACAGGAGCGCGACGATAAGCACAAAACAGGCCAGCAATGCAAAGGGTAGCAGTCGCAGCCACTGATCGATACGATCTGCTTTGCCGG
Above is a genomic segment from Puniceicoccaceae bacterium containing:
- a CDS encoding efflux RND transporter periplasmic adaptor subunit, with the protein product MNPKSLSSFIRKSKESSVNTETKSARMQSGKADRIDQWLRLLPFALLACFVLIVALLFGERLLPANPVKVSSVVVQRSETATTENAKPTPASDPTEHAFEAEVLFQASGWLEADPYPERAVALVDGVVAQVDVLEGEAVKAGQRIARLIDEDQRLLRNEAQARFEQSTQQVELHVRERLLREAELQRVHAEIRVAEARLAELADTAERMKTLSDGAVPEQEVAQALLRLKTQQAQVEALATRVAELEQMIEQAQLRIEIARTAKFEAEARLELRKLALKRTEIRAPIDGIIQRLNAYPGRKVMAGADNMESLTLAVIFDPDSLQARIDVPLEEAAKLQVGQWARVRSNLLPNQFFRGRVTRIVGESDLQRNTLQAKVELLETDPRMRPEMLCRVEFLESATTPQKPGRAGDASSSVALFVPKTALLQVSGDRAQLFRLAADRSRVQRIEASIATDSNRPDFVRIVSGLNPGDQVVIAPDPDLKDQSRIRIQP